The following coding sequences lie in one Notolabrus celidotus isolate fNotCel1 chromosome 6, fNotCel1.pri, whole genome shotgun sequence genomic window:
- the si:ch211-233h19.2 gene encoding UPF0577 protein KIAA1324-like isoform X1: MMRFSARFVASCALVILCTLRLIDGAKGQRQCSETDYYYEYTECDSTGSRWRVAIPQSPGACTGLPEPVSGTKCTFSCEAGEFLEMSAQECTHCAAGSYSLGSGIRFDQWDSLPAGFSSLATSLENSPTGADTLTCNSSSWVPQRSYLESNRDECTVSLIYAVHLKKQGSVSFEYQYPDNNLLFEFFIQNDQCQEMGQSSDAKWLKLTNHGEWATHTVNLKSGTNIMYWRTGGVLMGTKVVKPVLLKNVQIEGVAYTSECFPCKPGTFSHVPGSSTCDPCPRNTYSGHGASSCTPCNTTTQYAAEGSAVCRDKPPCSKKDYFQIHTACDQEGKTQIMYKWIEPKICLEGAAGADLLPPGGEREPCPPCNPGFFNNDTATCSPCPPGTYSDGMKPCTKCPAGTEPTLGYEFKWWNVLPANMKTSCFNVGNSKCDSMNGWEVAGDHIQSGSGSSDNDYLILNIHVPGFKLPTSVSSQSGTEFGRITFEFETVCQADCELYFMMDVNRKSTTVVESWERTNARQTFTHIMTKNASVSYTWAFQRTNQPSEVRRSLNDMARIYSITVSNAVDGVSSSCRACALSTQPSSSACVPCPPGHYIDASTSQCTECPRNTYLISHSTPGPDACKPCGPSSMSDKDHRLCYSDCHFTHIEGNVTLTYDFSRLGSVGSLMNGPSFTSKGTKYFHHFNISLCGGEGQLAVCTDNVTDLSIADSQREKGEGSTAVKTFICQSTIIPANGRGFHTALASQSINLADVFLGATVDSTLNGIKAGPELYPQTSKKVPDVNFYYRSLEATSSCDSGRSAVVTLRCNPEKNTKEDLSVPSGCPAGTCDGCTFNFLWESSGACPTCTERDYHQIEGACKGGQQDMLYVWTEPKLCIGGVTLPEKKTLPCEGMEFWIRLGAGLGAFTAVLLVSLTCYFWKKNKRLEYKYSRLVMSANKECEMPGADSCAVMEGENEGDMEDEVVYTKPSLLGKLKAIASKKNGENFEHVQLNSSHSKALVWS; this comes from the exons ATGATGCGGTTCTCGGCTCGGTTTGTCGCCAGTTGCGCCCTAGTCATCCTCTGCACGCTCCGGCTGATTGACGGGGCTAAAGGACAGCGGCAATGTAGTGAG ACGGACTACTACTACGAGTACACAGAGTGTGACAGCACAGGATCTCGCTGGAGAGTGGCCATCCCACAGAGCCCAGGGGCCTGTACTGGACTACCAGAGCCAGTCAGCGGCACTAAGTGCA cCTTCTCATGCGAGGCCGGAGAGTTCCTTGAGATGTCAGCTCAGGAGTGCACCCACTGTGCAGCAGGAAGCTATTCCCTTGGCAGTGGCATACGCTTCGACCAGTGGGATTCCTTGCCGGCTGGATTCAGTAGCTTGGCAACCTCCCTGGAAAACAGTCCTACTGGAGCTGACACCCTCACCTGCAACAG ctcCTCCTGGGTGCCTCAAAGAAGCTACCTGGAGTCCAACAGGGATGAGTGCACAGTCTCTCTTATTTATGCTGTCCACCTGAAGAAACAGGGCTCTGTCAGCTTCGAGTACCAGTATCCAGACAACAACCTGCTGTTTGAGTTTTTT atCCAGAACGACCAGTGCCAGGAGATGGGTCAGTCATCGGATGCCAAATGGCTCAAGCTTACCAATCACGGTGAATGGGCGACACATACA GTGAACCTGAAATCTGGCACCAACATCATGTACTGGAGGACAGGTGGAGTCCTGATGGGGACCAAAGTGGTAAAGCCTGTTTTactgaaaaatgttcaaatagAAG GAGTCGCTTACACGTCTGAGTGTTTTCCATGTAAGCCGGGGACATTCAGTCATGTCCCAGGCTCCTCCACCTGTGATCCCTGCCCACGCAACACTTATTCCGGTCACGGTGCCAGCTCCTGCACCCCCTGCAACACCACCACTCAGTATGCAG CGGAGGGATCCGCTGTGTGTAGAGACAAACCTCCATGTTCAAAGAAAGACTATTTCCAGATCCACACAGCATGTGACCAAGAAGGCAAG ACGCAGATAATGTACAAGTGGATTGAACCTAAGATCTGTCTGGAGGGAGCGGCTGGAGCCGACTTGTTGCCTCCAGGTGGAGAACGAGAGCCCTGCCCCCCCTGTAACCCTGGTTTCTTTAACAATGATACAGCCACCTGCTCACCATGCCCACCTGGGACCTATTCTGATGGGATGAAAC CGTGCACAAAGTGTCCTGCAGGCACTGAGCCCACCCTGGGTTACGAGTTTAAATGGTGGAATGTTCTTCCTGCAAACATGAAGACTTCCTGTTTCAATGTGGGCAACTCCAAATGCGACAGTATGAACG gCTGGGAGGTGGCAGGTGATCACATCCAGAGTGGATCGGGAAGCTCAGATAATGATTACCTCATCCTCAACATCCATGTTCCTGGCTTCAA GCTCCCTACATCAGTGTCCAGCCAGTCTGGGACAGAATTTGGTCGTATCACATTTGAATTTGAAACTGTGTGCCAAGCAGACTGCGAGCTCTACTTCATGATG GATGTAAACAGGAAGAGCACTACCGTGGTGGAGTCGTGGGAGAGAACAAACGCAAGACAGACGTTCACACACATCATGACAAAGAATGCATCAGTGTCGTACACGTGGGCTTTCCAGAGGACTAACCAACCTTCAGAA GTACGCAGAAGTCTCAATGACATGGCACGAATTTACTCCATCACAGTGAGTAACGCTGTCGATGGAGTGTCCTCCAGCTGCCGGGCCTGTGCCCTTAGCACCCAGCCCTCCAGCTCTGCGTGTGTGCCATGCCCACCTGGACATTACATAGACGCAAGCACCAGCCAGTGCACGGAGTGTCCACGCAACACATACCTCATTTCTCACTCCACACCAGGCCCAGATGCCTGCAAGCCCTGTGGACCATCCAGCATGAGTGACAAG gaccACAGGTTATGTTACAGTGACTGTCACTTCACACACATAGAAGGAAATGTCACTCTGACTTATGACTTCAGCCGTCTTGGATCTGTGGGATCTCTGATGAACGGTCCCAGCTTCACCTCCAAAGGAACCAAATACTTCCACCATTTTAACATCAGCCTGTGTGGAGGAGAG GGTCAGCTTGCAGTATGCACGGACAATGTCACCGACCTCTCTATTGCGGACTCCCAGAGAGAGAAAGGCGAAGGATCCACTGCTGTCAAGACCTTCATCTGTCAGTCCACAATAATCCCAGCTAACGGACGAGGCTTCCACACAGCACTTGCGTCGCAGTCCATCAACCTAGCCGACGTGTTCCTTG GAGCGACAGTCGACAGTACACTTAATGGAATAAAAGCAGGACCTGAGCTGTACCCGCAAACCTCCAAAAAGGTTCCTGATGTCAACTTCTACTACAG GTCCTTGGAGGCAACCTCGTCTTGTGATTCAGGCCGGAGTGCTGTGGTGACTCTTCGCTGTAACCCAGAGAAGAACACTAAAGAAGATCTCTCGGTTCCCAG TGGGTGCCCGGCAGGAACCTGTGACGGCTGCACCTTTAATTTCTTATGGGAGAGCTCTGGAGCGTGTCCCACATGCACAGAGAGGGACTACCATCAGATAGAGGGAGCCTGCAAGGGAGGACAGCAG GACATGCTGTATGTGTGGACGGAGCCCAAGCTGTGTATTGGAGGAGTAACACTgcctgaaaagaaaacattaccCTGTGAGGGGATGGAGTTTTGGATCCGGCTCGGTGCAGGGCTCGGAGCCTTCACTGCCGTGCTGCTTGTCTCCCTCACCTGCTACTTCTGGaagaagaacaaaag GTTGGAATACAAGTACTCTCGCTTGGTGATGTCTGCCAATAAGGAGTGTGAGATGCCAGGAGCTGACAGCTGTGCTGTGATGGAAGGAGAGAACGAGGGAGACATGGAGGATGAAGTTGTGTACACAAAACCCTCTTTACTTGGAAAGCTCAAAGCCATAGCATCTAAG aAAAACGGAGAGAACTTTGAACATGTGCAGCTTAACTCATCCCATTCAAAAGCATTGGTTTGGAGCTAG
- the si:ch211-233h19.2 gene encoding UPF0577 protein KIAA1324-like isoform X2, with product MTDYYYEYTECDSTGSRWRVAIPQSPGACTGLPEPVSGTKCTFSCEAGEFLEMSAQECTHCAAGSYSLGSGIRFDQWDSLPAGFSSLATSLENSPTGADTLTCNSSSWVPQRSYLESNRDECTVSLIYAVHLKKQGSVSFEYQYPDNNLLFEFFIQNDQCQEMGQSSDAKWLKLTNHGEWATHTVNLKSGTNIMYWRTGGVLMGTKVVKPVLLKNVQIEGVAYTSECFPCKPGTFSHVPGSSTCDPCPRNTYSGHGASSCTPCNTTTQYAAEGSAVCRDKPPCSKKDYFQIHTACDQEGKTQIMYKWIEPKICLEGAAGADLLPPGGEREPCPPCNPGFFNNDTATCSPCPPGTYSDGMKPCTKCPAGTEPTLGYEFKWWNVLPANMKTSCFNVGNSKCDSMNGWEVAGDHIQSGSGSSDNDYLILNIHVPGFKLPTSVSSQSGTEFGRITFEFETVCQADCELYFMMDVNRKSTTVVESWERTNARQTFTHIMTKNASVSYTWAFQRTNQPSEVRRSLNDMARIYSITVSNAVDGVSSSCRACALSTQPSSSACVPCPPGHYIDASTSQCTECPRNTYLISHSTPGPDACKPCGPSSMSDKDHRLCYSDCHFTHIEGNVTLTYDFSRLGSVGSLMNGPSFTSKGTKYFHHFNISLCGGEGQLAVCTDNVTDLSIADSQREKGEGSTAVKTFICQSTIIPANGRGFHTALASQSINLADVFLGATVDSTLNGIKAGPELYPQTSKKVPDVNFYYRSLEATSSCDSGRSAVVTLRCNPEKNTKEDLSVPSGCPAGTCDGCTFNFLWESSGACPTCTERDYHQIEGACKGGQQDMLYVWTEPKLCIGGVTLPEKKTLPCEGMEFWIRLGAGLGAFTAVLLVSLTCYFWKKNKRLEYKYSRLVMSANKECEMPGADSCAVMEGENEGDMEDEVVYTKPSLLGKLKAIASKKNGENFEHVQLNSSHSKALVWS from the exons ATG ACGGACTACTACTACGAGTACACAGAGTGTGACAGCACAGGATCTCGCTGGAGAGTGGCCATCCCACAGAGCCCAGGGGCCTGTACTGGACTACCAGAGCCAGTCAGCGGCACTAAGTGCA cCTTCTCATGCGAGGCCGGAGAGTTCCTTGAGATGTCAGCTCAGGAGTGCACCCACTGTGCAGCAGGAAGCTATTCCCTTGGCAGTGGCATACGCTTCGACCAGTGGGATTCCTTGCCGGCTGGATTCAGTAGCTTGGCAACCTCCCTGGAAAACAGTCCTACTGGAGCTGACACCCTCACCTGCAACAG ctcCTCCTGGGTGCCTCAAAGAAGCTACCTGGAGTCCAACAGGGATGAGTGCACAGTCTCTCTTATTTATGCTGTCCACCTGAAGAAACAGGGCTCTGTCAGCTTCGAGTACCAGTATCCAGACAACAACCTGCTGTTTGAGTTTTTT atCCAGAACGACCAGTGCCAGGAGATGGGTCAGTCATCGGATGCCAAATGGCTCAAGCTTACCAATCACGGTGAATGGGCGACACATACA GTGAACCTGAAATCTGGCACCAACATCATGTACTGGAGGACAGGTGGAGTCCTGATGGGGACCAAAGTGGTAAAGCCTGTTTTactgaaaaatgttcaaatagAAG GAGTCGCTTACACGTCTGAGTGTTTTCCATGTAAGCCGGGGACATTCAGTCATGTCCCAGGCTCCTCCACCTGTGATCCCTGCCCACGCAACACTTATTCCGGTCACGGTGCCAGCTCCTGCACCCCCTGCAACACCACCACTCAGTATGCAG CGGAGGGATCCGCTGTGTGTAGAGACAAACCTCCATGTTCAAAGAAAGACTATTTCCAGATCCACACAGCATGTGACCAAGAAGGCAAG ACGCAGATAATGTACAAGTGGATTGAACCTAAGATCTGTCTGGAGGGAGCGGCTGGAGCCGACTTGTTGCCTCCAGGTGGAGAACGAGAGCCCTGCCCCCCCTGTAACCCTGGTTTCTTTAACAATGATACAGCCACCTGCTCACCATGCCCACCTGGGACCTATTCTGATGGGATGAAAC CGTGCACAAAGTGTCCTGCAGGCACTGAGCCCACCCTGGGTTACGAGTTTAAATGGTGGAATGTTCTTCCTGCAAACATGAAGACTTCCTGTTTCAATGTGGGCAACTCCAAATGCGACAGTATGAACG gCTGGGAGGTGGCAGGTGATCACATCCAGAGTGGATCGGGAAGCTCAGATAATGATTACCTCATCCTCAACATCCATGTTCCTGGCTTCAA GCTCCCTACATCAGTGTCCAGCCAGTCTGGGACAGAATTTGGTCGTATCACATTTGAATTTGAAACTGTGTGCCAAGCAGACTGCGAGCTCTACTTCATGATG GATGTAAACAGGAAGAGCACTACCGTGGTGGAGTCGTGGGAGAGAACAAACGCAAGACAGACGTTCACACACATCATGACAAAGAATGCATCAGTGTCGTACACGTGGGCTTTCCAGAGGACTAACCAACCTTCAGAA GTACGCAGAAGTCTCAATGACATGGCACGAATTTACTCCATCACAGTGAGTAACGCTGTCGATGGAGTGTCCTCCAGCTGCCGGGCCTGTGCCCTTAGCACCCAGCCCTCCAGCTCTGCGTGTGTGCCATGCCCACCTGGACATTACATAGACGCAAGCACCAGCCAGTGCACGGAGTGTCCACGCAACACATACCTCATTTCTCACTCCACACCAGGCCCAGATGCCTGCAAGCCCTGTGGACCATCCAGCATGAGTGACAAG gaccACAGGTTATGTTACAGTGACTGTCACTTCACACACATAGAAGGAAATGTCACTCTGACTTATGACTTCAGCCGTCTTGGATCTGTGGGATCTCTGATGAACGGTCCCAGCTTCACCTCCAAAGGAACCAAATACTTCCACCATTTTAACATCAGCCTGTGTGGAGGAGAG GGTCAGCTTGCAGTATGCACGGACAATGTCACCGACCTCTCTATTGCGGACTCCCAGAGAGAGAAAGGCGAAGGATCCACTGCTGTCAAGACCTTCATCTGTCAGTCCACAATAATCCCAGCTAACGGACGAGGCTTCCACACAGCACTTGCGTCGCAGTCCATCAACCTAGCCGACGTGTTCCTTG GAGCGACAGTCGACAGTACACTTAATGGAATAAAAGCAGGACCTGAGCTGTACCCGCAAACCTCCAAAAAGGTTCCTGATGTCAACTTCTACTACAG GTCCTTGGAGGCAACCTCGTCTTGTGATTCAGGCCGGAGTGCTGTGGTGACTCTTCGCTGTAACCCAGAGAAGAACACTAAAGAAGATCTCTCGGTTCCCAG TGGGTGCCCGGCAGGAACCTGTGACGGCTGCACCTTTAATTTCTTATGGGAGAGCTCTGGAGCGTGTCCCACATGCACAGAGAGGGACTACCATCAGATAGAGGGAGCCTGCAAGGGAGGACAGCAG GACATGCTGTATGTGTGGACGGAGCCCAAGCTGTGTATTGGAGGAGTAACACTgcctgaaaagaaaacattaccCTGTGAGGGGATGGAGTTTTGGATCCGGCTCGGTGCAGGGCTCGGAGCCTTCACTGCCGTGCTGCTTGTCTCCCTCACCTGCTACTTCTGGaagaagaacaaaag GTTGGAATACAAGTACTCTCGCTTGGTGATGTCTGCCAATAAGGAGTGTGAGATGCCAGGAGCTGACAGCTGTGCTGTGATGGAAGGAGAGAACGAGGGAGACATGGAGGATGAAGTTGTGTACACAAAACCCTCTTTACTTGGAAAGCTCAAAGCCATAGCATCTAAG aAAAACGGAGAGAACTTTGAACATGTGCAGCTTAACTCATCCCATTCAAAAGCATTGGTTTGGAGCTAG